From the genome of Anopheles funestus chromosome 2RL, idAnoFuneDA-416_04, whole genome shotgun sequence:
TCTCTACACAAGTAATTTATGCCAAAAGTCAATTCCATCATGAAAGTTTTGCATTCTTAATCACAATTTACTGCCATTAGTTTTATtccatttgaaaatatttctatttttcttctatatttttatgtttttacagATACTTATAATTCAGGATAgcacaatgaaatgaaaaatatattttaaaccacGACTGTCGAAACGAAAGACTCAAAGCCTctgtaaacaaaaccaccgaCCAAtcagattcttttttttaatgttcggTTGTTTGTGTATTAATCGCAATGTTTTGtgatagaaatttaatttcactgtaaatattttgattttttttttttgaaaatgtctTACACGAAtacgaaaatatttcatttcacaaaACTTGATACCCTGGCTTTCGCTTGAATGTTCTATACATATCATGTCGCAATGGAGTTGGAAGAATTGGTTTGCCACATTTCCTTCCATCAAACATATTActctttttagaaaaattgcatTCTTATTCTGTCTCGACTGGCTTACTGAATTTAGTTTCCTACACTACATGCGAAACAGTCCGGACAGGGTTTTGGTGCCGGTCCCTGTCGTGTTATCATGACCAGCACCGCTACCGCGAGGACAGCCCGACTTACATTCTATTGCAAATGAAACACTTACCCTATTTAATCCGTTCCATTTTCGTGCACCCCGTTCATCTTGATCGGTGATTTTTGCTTGCCCAAAGACGTCGAAGGCATGGCACCGTTCATTTTTATATCATTAGATGGACTAACAACTGCAGGCGTTGCATTATTCTCGAGGCTTAACCCGTTGGCTCGTTCGCGGATCTGCTGGAGATCGTTATCAGTCGAGTTGTCGCGTGCCGACATTGATGGATTGGCGTTACATTGTTGATGAAGCAATTTTGCTCCATCCTCTAGATAGGATGATAGCTTGCCCACCGAGGCAAGGATCAGTCCAAGGAACGGTGGTGAAGGTTTTAGCGGCCGCGAAAGATACTCCGGATGGAACTGGGTAGCGACGTAGTAAACGTGATCGTCTAGCTCCATAATTTCCATACGCTCTTTTTCGGAATCTGTGCCAACAAATCGCATACCGTGCGCTTGCAGTTGCTCGACATAATCGGGATTCACCTCGTACCGGTGACGGTGACGCTCTTCAATTTGTTCCTTATTGTTATACAGCTGACCTAAAAAGggtaacaaattaaaacataaaatatatgtCGACACTAGGATAGATTAATGCACTGAGGAACTACTAACGTATTTTGCTGTCACCCCGGAAAATGGTTGTACGCTTGCCAAGTCGCATGGTTCCTCCCAGTATACCAGTATGGTGCTCGGGCATATCGATTACCAACGGATAGGGGGTTGTATCGTCGCATTCTGTTGAATGTGCATCCTGTACGAAAAGCATTGGCATTGTTATATTGTGTATCTGAATAAGTTTTAAATggctttttgcaaaattttgcatcATCACTCACCgccattttcaaaacattccgTGCAAATTCAATGACGGCGGCCTGCAGTCCTAAGCAGATTCCAAGCATTGGTTTACCATTTTCGCGAGCCCACTGACAGGCACGGATTTTTCCTTCAATGCCACGGGAACCGAAACCACCGGGTACAACAATACCGCTGGAAAGAGACAAATTAATTCATCAAACCAAAAGTTGCGTTCAATTGTATGCCCTTTGAAAGACGATCGAACAACTTACTGGCTGTTGGTCAGATCATGCCACGCATCGTAGTAAAGGTTaggattttccattttagtaCACCGCTCCAAATTTGACGAATCGATAAAGGTCAAGTTCAACTTGTAGCCGGCCGCAATCGATGCGTGCAGTAGCGATTTTATCACGGATGCGTACGAGTCTTGCAATCGCGTGTACTTGCCGACGAGGGCAATGTTTACCTTCTTGTATACATTATCTACCCGTTCCGCAAGATCGCGCCAAGATTGCATAAAATTCGCGGGCCTAGGAGTGGGCAAGTTCAGATGGAGACGCTCCTTCAAAA
Proteins encoded in this window:
- the LOC125762434 gene encoding CTP synthase, translated to MKYILVTGGVISGVGKGVIASSFGTLLNACGIPITSIKIDPYINIDAGTFSPYEHGEVFVLDDGSEVDLDLGNYERFLDVVLHKDNNITTGKVYKMVIDKERIGMYLGKTVQVVPHITDAIQEWVERVAVTPVKDNIVPEVCIIELGGTIGDIEGMPFVEAFRQFQFRVKKENFCVAHVSLVPLPRATGEPKTKPTQASVRELRGFGLCPDMIVCRSENPIGDEVKDKISNFCHVAPNQVICIHDLSSIYHVPLLMEQSGVIDILKERLHLNLPTPRPANFMQSWRDLAERVDNVYKKVNIALVGKYTRLQDSYASVIKSLLHASIAAGYKLNLTFIDSSNLERCTKMENPNLYYDAWHDLTNSHGIVVPGGFGSRGIEGKIRACQWARENGKPMLGICLGLQAAVIEFARNVLKMADAHSTECDDTTPYPLVIDMPEHHTGILGGTMRLGKRTTIFRGDSKIRQLYNNKEQIEERHRHRYEVNPDYVEQLQAHGMRFVGTDSEKERMEIMELDDHVYYVATQFHPEYLSRPLKPSPPFLGLILASVGKLSSYLEDGAKLLHQQCNANPSMSARDNSTDNDLQQIRERANGLSLENNATPAVVSPSNDIKMNGAMPSTSLGKQKSPIKMNGVHENGTD